One part of the Micrococcus sp. 2A genome encodes these proteins:
- a CDS encoding trypsin-like serine protease — MRSRTLTGAATAALGAVAVAAAGPALASTPLTQGSALSAPAGACSLTIVDESTAYTAAHCGGAVWEVGSPVRSAEGARIGTVTALPGESGVDLVRIGLAEDVRVVGDWATRPAASVEAGETVYTHGSSVPMGHPNSLSHAHAFDSDAVCADGYADQVALDAATTHPGDSGGAVYDAQQRVVGVISGVAPVTFDEDGEAVSCDAKAMSSIMVPIESTRALDAAKASSATSGKTPRPAPKHAADMPTAGAAPVAESEVTTIPAEEQKEIADELIAKQEAKAAAEKKAVAERKAAAEKKAAKAPAAAKAEAPAKASAPAKAKASAPAKATPAPDLTTEVTYTAAEGVARGTRTQITTDEGRFEYMKVYALDADGSVLGEMQLHTVQPMAWINVPADVPAGGSVKVIAVSSADAPADTVVTLGGQRIG; from the coding sequence ATGAGAAGCAGAACCCTGACCGGCGCGGCCACCGCCGCGCTGGGCGCCGTGGCGGTCGCCGCCGCCGGCCCCGCCCTCGCGTCCACCCCGCTCACCCAGGGATCGGCGCTCTCGGCGCCGGCCGGGGCGTGCAGCCTGACCATCGTGGACGAGTCCACCGCCTACACCGCGGCCCACTGCGGCGGGGCCGTGTGGGAGGTCGGCTCCCCGGTGCGCTCCGCCGAGGGCGCGCGCATCGGTACCGTCACCGCCCTGCCCGGCGAGTCCGGCGTGGACCTGGTGCGCATCGGCCTGGCCGAGGACGTCCGCGTGGTCGGCGACTGGGCCACCCGGCCCGCCGCCTCCGTGGAGGCGGGCGAGACCGTGTACACGCACGGCTCCTCCGTCCCGATGGGCCACCCCAACTCCCTGAGCCATGCCCACGCGTTCGACAGCGACGCCGTGTGCGCCGACGGCTATGCCGACCAGGTCGCCCTCGACGCCGCCACCACCCACCCCGGCGACTCGGGCGGAGCGGTCTACGACGCGCAGCAGCGCGTGGTGGGCGTCATCTCGGGCGTCGCGCCGGTGACCTTCGACGAGGACGGCGAGGCGGTCAGCTGCGACGCGAAGGCCATGTCCTCGATCATGGTCCCGATCGAGTCGACCCGTGCCCTCGACGCCGCCAAGGCCTCCTCGGCGACGTCCGGCAAGACCCCCCGCCCCGCCCCGAAGCACGCCGCCGACATGCCCACCGCCGGAGCGGCCCCTGTGGCCGAGTCCGAGGTCACGACGATCCCGGCGGAGGAACAGAAGGAGATCGCCGACGAGCTGATCGCGAAGCAGGAGGCGAAGGCGGCCGCGGAGAAGAAGGCCGTCGCCGAGAGGAAGGCTGCGGCGGAGAAGAAGGCCGCCAAGGCTCCCGCCGCGGCCAAGGCTGAGGCTCCGGCCAAGGCCTCCGCTCCCGCCAAGGCCAAGGCCTCCGCTCCCGCCAAGGCCACGCCGGCCCCGGACCTCACCACCGAGGTGACCTACACCGCCGCCGAGGGCGTGGCCCGCGGCACCCGCACCCAGATCACCACGGACGAGGGCCGTTTCGAGTACATGAAGGTCTACGCCCTGGACGCGGACGGCTCCGTGCTGGGCGAGATGCAGCTGCACACCGTGCAGCCGATGGCCTGGATCAACGTCCCGGCGGACGTCCCCGCCGGCGGCTCCGTGAAGGTGATCGCGGTCAGCTCCGCCGACGCCCCCGCGGACACGGTGGTGACCCTGGGCGGCCAGCGCATCGGCTGA
- a CDS encoding SseB family protein translates to MSADSAHEETVALERPASRELPGHIRAALDRMREKTAGENVADTAGVPWEGRDLAGGGVDGSANPLHAFDADDGTADARWTDVIERLARSEATEQDVSAVLGHIRVFAAVVPTLAVDEADVHDHADHAGHGHEFGAHGDKAADVALVTLRAADGRAALPVFTNVPALTAWNPEARPVAVWMPRACLSAVDEGCELVVVDAGAEHTYVVRRPAVWALAQQQEWTPSYVDQEVADEIAEVADLVPHLLNLGLAPGSGVATRTASGAVMNGGGSGPELKVVAMPTRGVDDADVRLMAATLRMVLSDLPLLAERADSVEITVRRP, encoded by the coding sequence ATGAGCGCGGACTCCGCGCACGAGGAGACCGTCGCGCTCGAGCGGCCGGCATCGCGGGAGCTGCCGGGGCACATCCGCGCCGCGCTGGACCGGATGCGGGAGAAGACGGCCGGGGAGAACGTCGCGGACACGGCCGGCGTCCCGTGGGAGGGCCGCGACCTCGCCGGCGGCGGCGTGGACGGCTCCGCCAATCCGCTGCACGCGTTCGACGCCGACGACGGCACCGCCGACGCCCGGTGGACCGACGTCATAGAGCGGCTCGCCCGCTCGGAGGCCACCGAGCAGGACGTCTCCGCGGTGCTCGGGCACATCCGGGTCTTCGCCGCCGTGGTCCCGACGCTCGCGGTCGACGAGGCGGACGTGCACGACCACGCGGACCACGCCGGCCACGGGCACGAGTTCGGCGCGCACGGGGACAAGGCGGCCGACGTCGCCCTGGTGACCCTGCGCGCCGCCGACGGCCGCGCCGCCCTGCCCGTGTTCACGAACGTGCCCGCCCTCACGGCGTGGAACCCCGAGGCGCGGCCGGTGGCCGTGTGGATGCCGCGGGCGTGCCTCTCGGCGGTGGACGAGGGATGTGAGCTCGTGGTGGTCGACGCCGGCGCCGAGCACACCTACGTGGTGCGCCGCCCCGCCGTGTGGGCGCTCGCACAGCAGCAGGAGTGGACGCCGTCGTACGTGGACCAGGAGGTGGCCGATGAGATCGCGGAGGTCGCGGACCTCGTGCCGCACCTGCTGAACCTCGGCCTCGCGCCGGGATCCGGCGTCGCGACGCGCACGGCGTCCGGCGCGGTGATGAACGGCGGCGGCTCGGGCCCGGAGCTCAAGGTCGTGGCCATGCCGACCCGCGGCGTGGACGACGCCGACGTGCGGCTCATGGCCGCCACGCTGCGCATGGTGCTGTCGGACCTGCCCCTGCTGGCTGAGCGGGCCGACTCCGTGGAGATCACCGTCCGCCGGCCCTGA
- the hisH gene encoding imidazole glycerol phosphate synthase subunit HisH: MAAPTSVPGVRPRVAVLDYGSGNVHSAVRALERAGAVVELTRDPDAVLDADGLLVPGVGAYASVMRALTEVGGTRWIGRRVAGGRPVLGICVGHQVLFDAGVEHGERTQGMGEWPGVVEELPAEVLPHMGWNTVRPPEDSALFRGIEDERFYFVHSYGVLCWEFDQTIPTMRPPQVTWAHHGADFIAAVENGPLSATQFHPEKSGEAGQALLRNWLETL; encoded by the coding sequence ATGGCGGCGCCCACGTCCGTGCCCGGGGTGCGCCCGCGCGTTGCCGTCCTGGACTACGGCTCCGGCAACGTGCACTCGGCCGTGCGCGCCCTCGAGCGCGCCGGGGCCGTCGTCGAGCTCACCCGGGATCCGGACGCCGTGCTGGACGCGGACGGGCTGCTCGTGCCCGGCGTGGGCGCCTACGCCTCGGTGATGCGCGCTCTCACCGAGGTCGGCGGCACCCGCTGGATCGGCCGCCGCGTGGCCGGTGGTCGCCCCGTGCTGGGCATCTGCGTGGGCCATCAGGTCCTCTTCGACGCCGGGGTGGAGCACGGCGAGCGGACCCAGGGCATGGGGGAGTGGCCCGGCGTGGTCGAGGAGCTCCCGGCCGAGGTCCTGCCCCACATGGGCTGGAACACCGTCCGACCGCCGGAGGACTCCGCGCTGTTCCGGGGGATCGAGGACGAGCGGTTCTACTTCGTCCACTCCTACGGCGTGCTGTGCTGGGAGTTCGACCAGACCATCCCCACCATGCGCCCCCCGCAGGTGACGTGGGCGCACCACGGCGCGGACTTCATCGCCGCCGTGGAGAACGGGCCGCTGTCCGCCACGCAGTTCCACCCCGAGAAGTCCGGCGAGGCCGGGCAGGCGCTGCTCCGCAACTGGCTGGAGACCCTCTGA
- a CDS encoding LLM class flavin-dependent oxidoreductase: MQFGVFTIGDITTDPTTGTTPTEHQRIKDTVRIARHAEQAGFDVFATGQHHNPPFVAPGNPPTLLAYLAAVTEKIQLSTATTLITTMDPVRLAEDYAYLQHLADGRVDLTLGRGNTGPVYPWFGKDIRQGIQLAVENYHLLYRLWHEETVDWSGKHRTPLQDFTLTPQPLDGVAPFVWHGSIRSPEIAEQAAYYGDGFFHNNIFWNKEHVIQMVRLYRQRFEHYGHGKAHQAYVGLGGQVYMAKNSQDAVKEFRPYFDNAPVYGHGPSLEDFTRQTPLTVGSPQEVIERTLGFRDWVGDYQRQMFLIDHAGLPTDTVLKQIDILGDEVLPVLRREFDALTPADVPEAPTHAFLVERARRGEAPVPGGAEGSAAHAERESGR; the protein is encoded by the coding sequence ATGCAGTTCGGCGTCTTCACGATCGGTGACATCACCACCGATCCGACCACCGGCACCACCCCCACCGAGCACCAGCGCATCAAGGACACCGTGCGTATCGCGCGGCACGCCGAGCAGGCGGGCTTCGACGTGTTCGCCACGGGCCAGCACCACAACCCGCCGTTCGTGGCCCCGGGCAACCCGCCCACGCTGCTCGCGTACCTGGCGGCCGTGACGGAGAAGATCCAGCTCTCCACGGCGACCACGCTCATCACCACGATGGACCCGGTGCGCCTGGCCGAGGACTACGCGTACCTGCAGCACCTCGCCGACGGCCGCGTGGACCTCACCCTGGGCCGCGGCAACACCGGACCCGTGTACCCGTGGTTCGGCAAGGACATCCGCCAGGGCATCCAGCTCGCCGTAGAGAACTACCACCTCCTCTACCGCCTATGGCACGAGGAGACCGTTGACTGGAGCGGCAAGCACCGCACCCCGCTGCAGGACTTCACCCTCACGCCCCAGCCGCTCGACGGCGTGGCGCCCTTCGTGTGGCACGGCTCCATCCGCTCGCCCGAGATCGCCGAGCAGGCCGCCTACTACGGCGACGGCTTCTTCCACAACAACATCTTCTGGAACAAGGAGCACGTCATCCAGATGGTGCGCCTGTACCGCCAGCGCTTCGAGCACTACGGCCACGGCAAGGCACACCAGGCCTACGTGGGCCTCGGCGGCCAGGTCTACATGGCCAAGAACTCGCAGGACGCCGTCAAGGAGTTCCGCCCGTACTTCGACAACGCGCCGGTGTACGGCCACGGCCCCTCCCTCGAGGACTTCACCCGCCAGACCCCGCTGACCGTGGGCTCCCCGCAGGAGGTCATCGAGCGGACCCTCGGCTTCCGCGACTGGGTGGGCGACTATCAGCGTCAGATGTTCCTGATCGACCATGCGGGCCTGCCCACGGACACCGTCCTGAAGCAGATCGACATCCTGGGCGACGAGGTGCTCCCCGTGCTCCGCAGGGAGTTCGACGCCCTCACGCCGGCCGACGTGCCCGAGGCGCCCACCCACGCGTTCCTCGTCGAGCGCGCCCGTCGCGGCGAGGCGCCCGTCCCCGGCGGCGCCGAGGGCTCGGCCGCCCACGCGGAGCGGGAGTCCGGCCGATGA
- a CDS encoding LysM peptidoglycan-binding domain-containing protein → MTTLTAALSRPVPARPAPSGFRLNRRGRLVLRGLPLMLAAAVLTVVAAFLAGVLTSPAAVSSEGPGARLETVTVMPGDSLWSIAAEAAPEEDPFTTMTRIAELNSLEGRELELGESLFVPAGD, encoded by the coding sequence ATGACCACCCTGACCGCAGCTCTCTCCCGTCCCGTCCCCGCTCGCCCCGCTCCGAGCGGGTTCCGCCTCAACAGGCGCGGCCGTCTCGTGCTCCGCGGGCTTCCGCTCATGCTGGCGGCGGCCGTGCTCACCGTCGTCGCGGCGTTCCTCGCGGGCGTCCTCACCTCCCCTGCGGCGGTCTCCTCCGAGGGCCCGGGCGCGCGTCTGGAGACCGTCACGGTCATGCCGGGGGACAGCCTGTGGTCCATCGCCGCCGAGGCTGCGCCGGAGGAGGACCCCTTCACCACCATGACGCGGATCGCCGAGCTGAACAGCCTGGAGGGCCGGGAGCTCGAGCTGGGCGAGTCCCTGTTCGTGCCCGCGGGGGACTGA
- a CDS encoding DASS family sodium-coupled anion symporter has product MVRAHERAANRHHDSFLAHLNLKPVWLALAVLAMAAVALMPGLQELGLSVAGQRALAVLAFAVIVWVSEAVTYPVSAVLIIGLIAFLVGFAPDMADPETALGTSGALGLALGGFSNSAVALVAGALVLAAAMQATGLHKRVALLVLKFAGEKTSNILIGTIVITIILSFFVPSATARAGAVVPILMGLVAAFGMPTDSKLSALLVITAAQAISIWNIGIMTSAAQNLVAVGFIQDQMGRQITWLEWFVWGAPWAAVMSVVLYFVMRWAIKPETDRMVGGREVVQRDLAALGPMTGKEMRLTVVAVLLVTAWATQGVLHPVDATTVTLAAVAFLLLPRVGVFSWKTVEKLVNWGTLVVFAVGISLGSLLLKTGAAAWLSERTFTALGLAELPIVALIAVMGAFTILIHLGFASATALSSALIPVFIAFAASIPNAAEGGLGFVVIMQFLICFGFLLPVSAPQNMLAYGTGAFTPMQFLKAGLPITVIGYLMVLLFSATYWRWLGLV; this is encoded by the coding sequence GTGGTTCGGGCGCACGAGCGCGCGGCGAATCGCCACCACGACTCCTTCCTGGCGCACCTGAACCTCAAGCCGGTGTGGCTGGCCTTGGCCGTCCTCGCGATGGCCGCGGTGGCCCTGATGCCCGGCCTGCAGGAGCTCGGACTCTCCGTCGCGGGACAGCGGGCGCTCGCGGTCCTCGCGTTCGCCGTCATCGTGTGGGTGAGCGAGGCCGTCACCTACCCGGTCAGCGCCGTGCTCATCATCGGGCTGATCGCGTTCCTCGTCGGATTCGCCCCGGACATGGCGGACCCGGAGACCGCCCTCGGCACGTCAGGCGCCCTGGGGCTCGCGCTGGGCGGCTTCTCCAACTCCGCGGTGGCCCTCGTGGCCGGCGCCCTCGTGCTCGCCGCCGCCATGCAGGCCACGGGGCTGCACAAGCGCGTGGCGCTGCTCGTGCTGAAGTTCGCCGGCGAGAAGACGAGCAACATCCTCATCGGCACGATCGTCATCACGATCATCCTGTCCTTCTTCGTCCCGTCGGCCACGGCACGCGCCGGCGCGGTGGTGCCGATCCTCATGGGCCTCGTAGCGGCCTTCGGCATGCCGACCGACTCGAAGCTCAGCGCCCTGCTCGTCATCACCGCCGCGCAGGCCATCTCCATCTGGAACATCGGCATCATGACCTCCGCGGCCCAGAACCTCGTCGCTGTCGGCTTCATCCAGGACCAGATGGGCCGCCAGATCACGTGGCTCGAGTGGTTCGTGTGGGGCGCGCCGTGGGCCGCCGTCATGTCCGTGGTGCTCTACTTCGTGATGCGCTGGGCCATCAAGCCGGAGACGGACCGCATGGTCGGCGGTCGCGAGGTCGTCCAGCGCGACCTCGCCGCCCTCGGCCCGATGACGGGCAAGGAGATGCGCCTGACGGTGGTGGCCGTCCTCCTGGTGACCGCGTGGGCCACCCAGGGCGTCCTGCATCCCGTCGATGCGACCACCGTGACCCTGGCCGCCGTCGCCTTCCTCCTGCTCCCGCGCGTCGGCGTGTTCTCGTGGAAGACCGTGGAGAAGCTCGTCAACTGGGGCACGCTCGTGGTGTTCGCCGTGGGCATCTCGCTCGGCTCACTGCTGCTCAAGACGGGCGCCGCCGCGTGGCTCTCCGAGCGCACCTTCACCGCGCTCGGCCTCGCCGAGCTGCCGATCGTCGCGCTGATCGCCGTCATGGGCGCCTTCACGATCCTCATCCACCTGGGCTTCGCCTCGGCCACCGCGCTCTCGAGCGCCCTGATCCCGGTGTTCATCGCCTTCGCCGCGTCCATCCCGAACGCCGCGGAGGGCGGCCTCGGGTTCGTCGTGATCATGCAGTTCCTGATCTGCTTCGGCTTCCTGCTGCCGGTCTCCGCGCCGCAGAACATGCTCGCGTACGGCACGGGCGCGTTCACCCCGATGCAGTTCCTCAAGGCGGGACTGCCCATCACGGTGATCGGCTACCTCATGGTCCTGCTCTTCTCCGCCACGTACTGGCGGTGGCTCGGCCTGGTCTGA
- the priA gene encoding bifunctional 1-(5-phosphoribosyl)-5-((5-phosphoribosylamino)methylideneamino)imidazole-4-carboxamide isomerase/phosphoribosylanthranilate isomerase PriA, translating to MTPNTPALELLPAVDVQDGRAVRLVQGEAGSATSYGDPLTAALDWQRAGAEWIHLVDLDAAFGRGDNRDVMRRVVEELGVKIELSGGIRDDASLEGALEMGATRVNLGTAALEDPAWTARVIERHGEQVAVGLDVRGTTLAARGWTKEGGDLWEVLARLEDAGCARYVVTDVTKDGTLKGPNTELLAQLCAKTAKPVVASGGISSLEDVAALAGMVGDGVEGAIMGKALYAGRFSLEQALAVAGGSTVDEARAAHPFAVAE from the coding sequence ATGACCCCGAACACCCCCGCCCTCGAGCTGCTGCCCGCCGTGGACGTGCAGGACGGCCGCGCCGTCCGTCTCGTCCAGGGGGAGGCCGGCTCCGCCACCTCCTACGGCGACCCGCTCACTGCGGCCCTCGACTGGCAGCGCGCCGGCGCCGAGTGGATCCACCTCGTGGACCTCGACGCCGCGTTCGGCCGCGGGGACAACCGCGACGTCATGCGCCGCGTGGTGGAGGAGCTCGGTGTGAAGATCGAGCTCTCCGGCGGCATCCGCGACGACGCGTCCCTCGAGGGGGCCCTCGAGATGGGCGCGACCCGCGTGAACCTCGGCACCGCGGCCCTGGAGGACCCGGCGTGGACGGCGCGCGTGATCGAGCGCCACGGCGAGCAGGTGGCCGTGGGCCTGGACGTGCGCGGCACCACCCTGGCGGCCCGCGGCTGGACGAAGGAGGGCGGCGACCTCTGGGAGGTCTTGGCCCGCCTCGAGGACGCCGGCTGCGCCCGCTACGTGGTCACCGACGTCACGAAGGACGGCACCCTGAAGGGGCCGAACACCGAGCTCCTCGCGCAGCTGTGCGCGAAGACGGCCAAGCCCGTGGTCGCCTCGGGCGGCATCTCCTCGCTCGAGGACGTCGCCGCGCTCGCGGGGATGGTGGGCGACGGCGTCGAGGGAGCCATCATGGGCAAGGCCCTCTACGCAGGCCGGTTCAGCCTCGAGCAGGCGCTCGCGGTGGCCGGCGGCTCCACGGTGGACGAGGCGCGGGCCGCGCACCCCTTCGCGGTGGCCGAATGA
- a CDS encoding CE1759 family FMN reductase encodes MSAVTGPFTPETRHIAVVSGGLGESSQTRMLAERLAEAASSALAGRGSAPEIHLITLRELAVDVAQAQVTATTSPALRAALDEVEQADAVIAVSPTFKASYAGLFKAFWDLVDDDAVRGTAVLLGATGGTARHSLMIDTAMRPLFSYLRTRIIPTAVFAASDDWGEVTGAAASMRDHPLSARIAAAGRDLAEVMLLRPARPRRAKGEAELEVTPFDQLLNPGA; translated from the coding sequence ATGAGCGCCGTCACCGGCCCGTTCACGCCCGAGACGCGGCACATCGCCGTCGTCTCCGGCGGCCTCGGGGAGTCGTCCCAGACCCGCATGCTCGCCGAGCGCCTCGCCGAGGCGGCCTCGAGCGCCCTCGCGGGCCGGGGCTCGGCCCCCGAGATCCACCTCATCACCCTGCGGGAGCTGGCGGTCGACGTCGCCCAGGCGCAGGTGACCGCCACCACCTCCCCGGCACTGCGCGCCGCGCTCGACGAGGTCGAGCAGGCCGACGCCGTCATCGCCGTCTCCCCCACCTTCAAGGCGTCCTATGCGGGCCTTTTCAAGGCCTTCTGGGACCTCGTGGACGACGACGCCGTGCGCGGCACCGCCGTGCTGCTCGGCGCGACCGGTGGCACCGCGCGGCACTCGCTCATGATCGACACCGCGATGCGGCCGCTCTTCTCCTACCTGCGCACGCGCATCATCCCCACGGCGGTGTTCGCCGCCTCGGACGACTGGGGCGAGGTGACCGGGGCCGCGGCGTCCATGCGGGACCACCCGCTGAGCGCGCGCATCGCGGCCGCAGGGAGGGACCTCGCCGAGGTCATGCTCCTGCGCCCCGCGCGGCCGCGCCGCGCGAAGGGCGAGGCAGAGCTGGAGGTGACTCCGTTTGACCAGCTCCTCAACCCCGGCGCCTGA
- a CDS encoding MarR family transcriptional regulator yields the protein MTSSSTPAPEPVPGSADAATWYGSAPEDRRPEGAAQQAWRAYFESTQMLSELLERGLKRDAGLSLADYNLLLLLYESPDGRLRLGELAGRMVFSPSRMTYQVKSLVARGLIERHPAERDRRGFEAVITDEGRRAFRRAAVHHAREIDDLFLSSLEPGEAETLGRVFSRLGHRLEGRC from the coding sequence TTGACCAGCTCCTCAACCCCGGCGCCTGAGCCGGTTCCCGGCTCCGCCGACGCCGCGACGTGGTACGGCTCCGCCCCCGAGGACCGCAGGCCTGAGGGTGCGGCCCAGCAGGCGTGGCGCGCGTACTTCGAGTCCACCCAGATGCTCTCCGAGCTGCTCGAGCGCGGACTGAAGCGGGACGCCGGGCTCTCGCTGGCCGACTACAACCTGCTGCTGCTCCTCTACGAGTCCCCCGATGGCCGCCTGCGCCTCGGAGAGCTCGCCGGGCGCATGGTCTTCTCCCCCTCGCGCATGACGTACCAGGTCAAGAGCCTCGTGGCCCGCGGCCTGATCGAGCGCCACCCCGCGGAACGGGACCGGCGCGGATTCGAGGCTGTGATCACGGACGAGGGCCGCCGCGCCTTCCGCCGCGCAGCCGTCCATCACGCGCGCGAGATCGACGACCTCTTCCTCAGCTCCCTGGAGCCCGGGGAGGCGGAGACCCTCGGCCGGGTGTTCTCCCGGCTCGGCCACCGCCTCGAGGGGCGGTGCTGA
- the hisB gene encoding imidazoleglycerol-phosphate dehydratase HisB gives MDATVTPVSPGGPVAAELISGRRARMERTTSESDVHVEMDLDGSGAADISTGVPFYDHMLTALSRHSRIDLRVRATGDTHIDVHHTVEDVAITLGEVLRVALGDKRGIRRFGEASVPLDEALARAVVDVSGRPYLVHEGEPDGQQYHLIGGHFTGSLTRHVFEAITQHAAICLHMDVVRGRDPHHIVEAQFKAFARALRAAVEDDPRVDDVPSTKGAL, from the coding sequence ATGGATGCGACCGTCACCCCCGTATCCCCAGGAGGACCCGTGGCAGCCGAGCTGATCTCCGGACGCCGGGCGCGCATGGAGCGCACCACGAGCGAGTCGGACGTGCACGTGGAGATGGACCTGGACGGCTCCGGCGCCGCGGACATCTCCACGGGTGTCCCGTTCTACGACCACATGCTCACGGCGCTCTCGCGCCACTCACGGATCGACCTCAGGGTCCGCGCCACGGGGGACACCCACATCGACGTGCACCACACGGTGGAGGACGTCGCGATCACGCTCGGCGAGGTGCTCCGCGTCGCCCTCGGGGACAAGCGGGGCATCCGCCGCTTCGGCGAGGCCTCCGTGCCGTTGGACGAGGCGCTCGCGCGCGCCGTCGTGGACGTCTCCGGGCGTCCGTACCTGGTGCACGAGGGCGAGCCGGACGGGCAGCAGTACCACCTCATCGGAGGCCACTTCACCGGCTCCCTGACCCGGCACGTCTTCGAGGCGATCACGCAGCACGCGGCCATCTGCCTGCACATGGACGTCGTCCGCGGCCGCGACCCCCACCACATCGTGGAGGCCCAGTTCAAGGCGTTCGCCCGCGCTCTGCGCGCGGCCGTCGAGGACGATCCGCGCGTGGACGACGTGCCCTCCACGAAGGGCGCGCTCTGA
- the lexA gene encoding transcriptional repressor LexA, whose translation MATPDHQTPAGSAPSLTSRQRRIVETIRHAIAECGYPPSMREIGDAAGLASLSSVTHQLGQLERFGYIRRDPGRPRALEVLLAEDGTALTAETASPVAPVSELPQIPSWHTDAAEGDAVSIPWVGRIAAGGPILAEQQVEEVMTIPRRLTGEGELFMLRVSGDSMVDAAICDGDWVVVRRQETADNGDIVAALLDDESTVKTFRQRDGHTWLLPQNTAYEPIMGDHATIMGRVVTVLRAL comes from the coding sequence ATGGCCACCCCTGACCACCAGACCCCAGCCGGGTCCGCCCCCTCGCTCACGTCCCGCCAGCGGCGGATCGTGGAGACCATCCGCCACGCGATCGCTGAGTGCGGCTACCCGCCCTCCATGCGGGAGATCGGGGACGCGGCGGGCCTCGCCTCGCTCTCCTCCGTCACGCATCAGCTCGGCCAGCTCGAGCGCTTCGGCTACATCCGCCGCGATCCGGGCCGCCCCCGCGCGCTCGAGGTGCTGCTGGCCGAGGACGGGACGGCGCTGACTGCCGAGACGGCCTCCCCCGTCGCCCCGGTCTCCGAGCTCCCCCAGATCCCCTCGTGGCACACGGACGCCGCCGAGGGCGACGCCGTCTCCATCCCGTGGGTGGGACGGATCGCGGCCGGCGGCCCCATCCTCGCCGAGCAGCAGGTGGAGGAGGTCATGACGATCCCGCGCCGCCTCACGGGTGAGGGCGAGCTGTTCATGCTCCGCGTCTCCGGCGACTCGATGGTGGACGCCGCCATCTGCGACGGCGACTGGGTGGTGGTGCGCCGGCAGGAGACCGCGGACAACGGGGACATCGTGGCCGCGCTGCTCGACGACGAGTCCACCGTGAAGACCTTCCGCCAGCGCGACGGCCACACGTGGCTGCTCCCCCAGAACACCGCCTACGAGCCCATCATGGGTGACCACGCGACCATCATGGGCCGCGTGGTCACCGTGCTGCGGGCGCTCTGA
- a CDS encoding histidinol-phosphate transaminase, producing the protein MTDLSSLPLREGLRGQSPYGAPQLDVPFMLNTNENTHPVPPEVAEAVVARVAQVAGGLNRYPDREFTRLRESLAGYLGHGLTAAHVWAANGSNEVLQQILQAFGGPRRSVLSFLPSYSMYPLLAAGTDTAFVDGGRAADHTLSAEHAAAMVREHRPNLVFLASPNNPTGTALGLDVIEAVYTAQARNEAEGGPGAMVVVDEAYAEFALDGTPSALTLLEGRERLIVTRTMSKAFALAGARLGYLAADPAVADALRLVRLPYHLSSVTQATAIAALEHVETLLETVADIKAQRDRIVARLRELGLDPAVSDSNFVFFGHLEDAHAVWEALLERGVLVRDVGIPHHLRVTAGTEEETTAFLTALEEALAAGAR; encoded by the coding sequence ATGACCGATCTGAGCTCCCTCCCGCTGCGCGAGGGCCTGCGCGGGCAGAGCCCCTACGGCGCCCCCCAGCTGGACGTGCCGTTCATGCTCAACACGAACGAGAACACGCACCCCGTCCCCCCGGAGGTCGCGGAGGCCGTCGTGGCACGGGTGGCGCAGGTCGCCGGGGGGCTGAACCGCTACCCGGACCGCGAGTTCACCCGGCTGCGGGAGAGCCTGGCCGGGTACCTCGGCCACGGGCTGACCGCGGCACACGTGTGGGCGGCCAACGGCTCCAACGAGGTGCTCCAGCAGATCCTCCAGGCTTTCGGCGGGCCGCGCCGCAGCGTCCTCAGCTTCCTCCCCTCCTACTCCATGTATCCGCTGCTGGCCGCGGGCACGGACACGGCATTCGTCGACGGCGGTCGCGCCGCGGACCACACCCTCTCGGCCGAGCATGCCGCGGCCATGGTGCGCGAGCACCGTCCGAACCTCGTCTTCCTCGCCTCGCCCAACAACCCCACGGGCACCGCCCTTGGGCTGGACGTGATCGAGGCCGTCTACACCGCCCAGGCCCGGAACGAGGCCGAGGGCGGCCCGGGCGCCATGGTGGTCGTGGACGAGGCCTACGCCGAGTTCGCGCTCGACGGCACGCCCTCGGCCCTCACCCTCCTGGAGGGGCGCGAGCGGCTCATCGTCACCCGCACCATGTCCAAGGCGTTCGCCCTGGCCGGCGCCCGCCTCGGCTACCTCGCCGCGGACCCGGCCGTGGCGGATGCCCTGCGCCTCGTGCGCCTGCCCTACCACCTCTCCTCGGTCACGCAGGCCACCGCGATCGCCGCCCTCGAGCACGTGGAGACGCTCCTGGAGACCGTGGCGGACATCAAGGCCCAGCGCGACCGGATCGTGGCCCGGCTGCGCGAGCTGGGCCTGGACCCGGCCGTCTCGGACTCGAACTTCGTCTTCTTCGGCCACCTGGAGGACGCGCACGCCGTGTGGGAGGCGCTCCTCGAGCGGGGGGTGCTGGTGCGCGACGTCGGCATCCCGCACCACCTGCGCGTCACCGCGGGCACGGAGGAGGAGACCACCGCGTTCCTCACCGCCCTCGAGGAGGCCCTCGCCGCGGGTGCACGGTGA